The following proteins come from a genomic window of Micromonospora echinofusca:
- a CDS encoding GntR family transcriptional regulator: protein MTADWQAGGADAAGPVLALAAIAGRQSLREEVAHALRAAIVAGQIRPGTIYSAPTLATQFGVSPTPVREAILDLAKEGLITIVKNKGFRIRSLSERELDEITQIRELLEIPVVAEQVGRLSAEQLRELRVLAQAIVKAASRGDVVAYIEADSEFHLTLLRAGGNLRLVETVADLRNRTRLYGLDALVRDGRLVDSADEHVQLMDLFAAGDRDGVVNLMRGHLRHVRGIWADRPER, encoded by the coding sequence GTGACAGCCGACTGGCAGGCGGGCGGCGCCGATGCCGCCGGGCCGGTACTGGCGCTGGCGGCCATCGCGGGGCGGCAGAGCCTGCGCGAGGAGGTGGCGCACGCGCTGCGCGCCGCGATCGTGGCGGGCCAGATCAGGCCCGGCACCATCTATTCGGCGCCCACGCTGGCGACGCAGTTCGGGGTCTCGCCGACCCCCGTGCGCGAGGCGATCCTCGATCTGGCCAAGGAGGGCCTGATCACGATCGTCAAGAACAAGGGCTTCCGGATCAGGTCCCTGTCGGAGCGGGAACTCGACGAGATCACGCAGATCCGGGAGCTGCTGGAGATCCCGGTGGTGGCCGAGCAGGTGGGCCGGCTCTCGGCGGAGCAGCTGCGCGAGCTGCGGGTGCTCGCGCAGGCCATCGTCAAGGCGGCGAGCCGGGGCGACGTGGTGGCGTACATCGAGGCGGACAGCGAGTTCCACCTGACCCTGCTGCGCGCGGGCGGCAACCTGCGGCTGGTGGAGACGGTCGCCGACCTGCGTAACCGCACCCGCCTGTACGGGCTCGACGCGCTGGTCAGGGACGGCCGGCTGGTCGACTCGGCGGACGAGCACGTCCAGCTCATGGACCTGTTCGCGGCGGGGGACCGGGACGGGGTCGTGAACCTGATGCGCGGTCACCTGCGGCACGTGCGCGGCATCTGGGCCGACCGGCCCGAGCGCTAG